From a region of the Rouxiella sp. S1S-2 genome:
- a CDS encoding amino acid ABC transporter ATP-binding protein, whose amino-acid sequence MAEAIELRNITKRFSGNTILDGINLDITAGSVTVILGPSGSGKSTLLRCINHLEKLDGGTIRIGGHLVGYQQKGHALHELNSKQVAAQRAQIGMVFQQFNLFPHRTVLQNIIDAPMRVKKQNRQQATLKARSLLQQVGLSTRENAWPAELSGGQQQRVAIARALAMDPEVMLFDEPTSALDPELVGEVLQVIKKLAHSGITMVIVTHEVGFAREVADNIVFMEEGKIVAAGPTQSVLDDQENIRVRNFLSTVL is encoded by the coding sequence ATGGCTGAGGCTATCGAGTTACGCAATATTACCAAGCGTTTTTCAGGTAATACTATTTTAGACGGCATCAACCTTGATATCACTGCCGGTTCGGTCACGGTGATTTTAGGACCCTCAGGTTCGGGTAAATCGACGCTGCTGCGTTGTATTAACCATCTGGAGAAGCTTGACGGCGGCACTATTCGCATTGGTGGGCATCTGGTGGGATATCAGCAAAAAGGCCACGCGCTGCACGAGTTAAACAGCAAGCAGGTGGCGGCTCAGCGTGCACAAATTGGCATGGTGTTTCAGCAGTTCAATCTGTTCCCGCATCGTACTGTGCTGCAAAACATTATTGATGCACCGATGCGTGTCAAAAAGCAGAATCGTCAGCAGGCAACCTTAAAAGCCCGTTCGCTATTGCAGCAGGTTGGGTTGTCTACGCGTGAAAACGCCTGGCCCGCCGAGCTTTCTGGCGGTCAGCAGCAGCGCGTCGCCATTGCCCGTGCGCTGGCAATGGACCCAGAGGTTATGCTGTTTGATGAACCTACCTCAGCACTCGACCCTGAACTGGTAGGAGAAGTGTTGCAGGTGATTAAAAAACTGGCACACTCAGGCATTACCATGGTCATTGTCACCCATGAGGTCGGCTTTGCCCGTGAAGTGGCGGATAATATCGTCTTTATGGAAGAGGGCAAAATCGTGGCAGCCGGGCCGACTCAGTCGGTGCTCGACGACCAGGAAAACATCCGTGTACGCAACTTCTTATCAACGGTGCTATAG